In the genome of Kitasatospora cathayae, one region contains:
- a CDS encoding extracellular catalytic domain type 1 short-chain-length polyhydroxyalkanoate depolymerase, with amino-acid sequence MLRIPVLAALLSLACCGAAAGVPQPGTAVDQTASPASAGCLTPPPVAPGETAALTLTSGGQQRSYLVHVPAGYRSADRTPLVLAFHGSGESDTQIESYSGLSALDAIVLYPEGTIGTNGETSWEGAPYSSGVDDVRFVQDLLARTQQQFCVDQGRIYATGKSNGGGFTALLACRLPRRIAAFAPVAGAYYPETTQGCRTSPPVPMLEFHGTADPVIHYDGGTSHGEQYPSIAQWLSTWTDKDRCSAESRRSIGSDVVEFDWTPCVRGTEVTHYQVIGGGHTWPGAVAPSGPGHTTQTISATAVMWEFFARHPLDRPAHPGGW; translated from the coding sequence ATGTTGCGAATCCCTGTCCTCGCCGCGCTGCTGAGCCTCGCCTGTTGCGGCGCGGCCGCCGGCGTGCCACAACCGGGAACGGCCGTCGATCAGACGGCTTCCCCCGCCTCGGCCGGCTGTCTGACCCCGCCGCCGGTCGCTCCGGGTGAGACCGCGGCGCTGACGCTGACGTCCGGCGGGCAGCAGCGGAGCTACCTCGTCCACGTACCCGCCGGCTACCGGAGCGCCGATCGGACGCCGTTGGTCCTGGCCTTCCACGGTTCCGGTGAGAGCGACACGCAGATCGAGTCGTACAGCGGTCTGTCGGCCCTGGACGCCATCGTGCTGTACCCCGAGGGGACCATCGGAACCAACGGCGAGACGTCCTGGGAAGGCGCGCCCTACTCGTCGGGCGTCGACGACGTACGGTTCGTCCAGGACCTGCTCGCCCGGACGCAGCAGCAGTTCTGCGTGGACCAGGGCCGGATCTACGCGACCGGCAAGTCGAACGGCGGCGGCTTCACCGCCCTGCTCGCCTGCCGGCTGCCGCGCCGGATCGCCGCCTTCGCACCCGTCGCGGGCGCCTACTACCCGGAGACGACGCAAGGCTGCCGGACGAGCCCGCCCGTGCCGATGCTCGAGTTCCACGGCACCGCGGACCCGGTCATCCACTACGACGGGGGAACCAGCCACGGCGAGCAGTACCCTTCGATCGCCCAGTGGCTGAGCACCTGGACCGACAAGGACCGGTGTTCGGCGGAAAGCCGGCGCAGCATCGGCTCGGACGTGGTCGAGTTCGACTGGACGCCGTGCGTCCGGGGCACCGAAGTCACCCACTACCAGGTCATCGGCGGCGGCCACACCTGGCCCGGAGCGGTGGCGCCCAGCGGCCCGGGGCACACCACACAGACGATCTCGGCGACCGCGGTCATGTGGGAGTTCTTCGCCCGGCACCCGCTCGACCGGCCGGCACACCCGGGCGGGTGGTGA
- a CDS encoding NAD(P)-binding protein, whose protein sequence is MKPTTLEVDYLIVGAGAMGMAFADTLIAETDATVAIVDRYDQPGGHWTVAYPFVRLHQPSAFYGVNSRDLGSGTVDQDGWNAGLGELASRSEILSYFDQVMRKTLLPTGRVSYFPKSFYDGPDPQRPDVHRFHSIVSGAAFEVTVKRRTVDATYMNVTVPAMVPPKYEVAPGVRLITPNQLPALREQPSHYTVVGAGKTGMDACLWLLSRGTDPSDITWIMPRDSWLIDRAHTQPGGSYLETEAARRRAVADADTVQELFARLEDDGLLLRLSPDIEPTAYRCATVARAELDQLRRIGDVLRHGRVKRIGEDAIELDQATVPARAGTLYVDCTADGLERRPTVPVFDRARITLQAVVPCQQVFSAALIAHVEADYADDDTKNALCAPSQHPDSALDWIRFFGDIQERVVRWTADPALLEWLGTCRLLGRRLPELTPEQRTALLPVFEALKLKLEQLLDQTNAVAVVN, encoded by the coding sequence TTGAAACCCACAACTCTTGAGGTCGACTACCTGATCGTCGGAGCCGGGGCCATGGGCATGGCCTTCGCCGACACCCTCATCGCCGAGACCGACGCGACGGTGGCCATCGTCGACCGCTACGACCAGCCCGGCGGTCACTGGACGGTCGCCTATCCCTTCGTGCGCCTGCACCAGCCGTCGGCCTTCTACGGCGTCAACTCCCGTGACTTGGGCAGTGGAACCGTCGACCAGGACGGCTGGAACGCCGGACTGGGCGAGCTCGCTTCGCGCAGCGAGATCCTGTCCTACTTCGACCAGGTGATGCGCAAGACGCTGCTGCCGACCGGCCGGGTCTCCTACTTCCCCAAGTCCTTCTACGACGGACCGGATCCGCAGCGGCCCGACGTCCACCGGTTCCACTCCATCGTCAGCGGGGCCGCCTTCGAGGTCACCGTCAAGCGCCGGACCGTGGACGCCACCTACATGAACGTCACGGTGCCCGCCATGGTGCCACCCAAGTACGAAGTCGCCCCCGGCGTCCGCCTGATCACCCCCAACCAGCTGCCCGCCCTGCGGGAGCAGCCGTCCCACTACACCGTCGTCGGGGCGGGGAAGACGGGCATGGACGCCTGTCTGTGGCTGCTCAGCCGCGGCACCGATCCGTCCGACATCACCTGGATCATGCCGCGTGACTCCTGGCTGATCGACCGCGCCCACACCCAGCCCGGGGGCTCCTACCTCGAAACGGAGGCGGCCCGTCGGCGGGCTGTGGCCGACGCAGACACGGTCCAGGAGCTGTTCGCACGGCTGGAGGACGACGGCCTGCTGCTGCGGCTGTCGCCCGACATCGAGCCGACCGCCTACCGCTGCGCGACGGTCGCCCGCGCCGAACTCGACCAGCTGCGCCGCATTGGCGACGTCCTTCGCCACGGCCGGGTCAAGCGGATCGGCGAGGACGCGATCGAACTCGACCAGGCCACCGTTCCCGCGCGGGCCGGAACGCTCTACGTCGACTGCACCGCGGACGGCCTGGAGCGCCGGCCGACGGTGCCGGTGTTCGACCGGGCGCGGATCACCCTGCAGGCGGTGGTTCCCTGCCAACAGGTGTTCAGCGCCGCACTGATCGCCCACGTCGAGGCGGATTACGCCGACGACGACACCAAGAACGCGCTGTGCGCGCCCTCGCAGCACCCCGACTCGGCCCTGGACTGGATACGGTTCTTCGGCGACATCCAGGAGCGGGTCGTGCGATGGACCGCCGACCCCGCACTCCTCGAATGGCTCGGCACCTGCAGGCTCCTGGGCCGACGCCTCCCCGAGCTCACCCCGGAGCAACGGACCGCGCTCCTGCCCGTGTTCGAAGCCCTGAAGCTGAAGCTGGAGCAGCTTCTGGACCAGACGAACGCAGTCGCGGTGGTGAACTGA
- a CDS encoding TetR/AcrR family transcriptional regulator: MDGTDSSASRGARRLRRDAEANRQRTLVAAREVFAERGLAVNLDDIARHAGVGVATSYRLFGNKQALINELFEERVDALVVAAEQALAADDPWEGFVDLLTWVLEQMAADRGLREVVFSDVGSRPLVAQARRRFMPPAEAVLRRVQDAGLLRPELAMTDLQLVLYMVNCAIQHTQPVSPEVWRRYLVIVLDGMRVRPGATELPVAALTTAEEERVAGFNPSGS, translated from the coding sequence ATGGACGGAACGGATTCATCCGCGTCCCGTGGCGCACGGCGCTTGAGACGCGATGCCGAGGCCAACCGGCAGCGGACGCTGGTGGCCGCTCGGGAGGTGTTCGCCGAGCGGGGGCTGGCTGTGAACCTCGACGACATCGCTCGTCATGCCGGTGTCGGAGTGGCGACCTCCTACCGGCTCTTCGGCAACAAACAGGCGCTGATCAACGAGCTGTTCGAAGAACGTGTCGATGCCCTGGTGGTGGCCGCCGAGCAGGCCCTGGCGGCTGACGACCCGTGGGAGGGGTTCGTCGACCTGCTGACCTGGGTGCTGGAGCAGATGGCAGCCGATCGCGGGCTGCGGGAGGTGGTGTTCTCCGACGTCGGGAGCCGCCCTCTGGTGGCGCAGGCGCGCCGCAGGTTCATGCCCCCGGCCGAGGCGGTCCTGCGTCGGGTCCAGGACGCCGGGCTGCTGCGCCCGGAGTTGGCGATGACGGACCTGCAGCTCGTTCTCTACATGGTCAACTGCGCGATCCAGCACACCCAGCCGGTCTCGCCCGAGGTGTGGCGGCGCTACCTGGTGATCGTGCTGGACGGCATGCGCGTCCGCCCCGGTGCGACGGAGCTGCCGGTGGCCGCCCTCACGACCGCCGAGGAAGAGCGTGTCGCCGGCTTCAACCCCTCCGGTTCCTGA
- the tnpA gene encoding IS200/IS605 family transposase yields MAEYQNIRTGRHCAFVLHAHLVFVTKFRHEVFADRHLTRLEEIMRSVCEDFEVELVEFNGENNHVHLLVNFPPKVALSKLVNSLKGVSSRRMRQEYPELVKHYWRAQRLWSGSYFAGSVGGAPLSIVRQYIEQQNHPA; encoded by the coding sequence ATGGCCGAGTATCAGAATATCCGCACTGGTCGGCATTGCGCTTTCGTCCTGCACGCGCACTTGGTTTTCGTAACGAAGTTCCGTCACGAAGTGTTCGCGGACCGGCACCTCACCCGGCTCGAAGAGATCATGCGGAGCGTCTGCGAGGACTTCGAGGTGGAGTTGGTCGAGTTCAACGGCGAGAACAACCACGTCCACCTGCTGGTGAACTTTCCGCCGAAGGTCGCTCTGTCGAAGCTGGTCAACAGCCTCAAGGGCGTCAGCTCGCGTCGAATGCGCCAGGAGTACCCCGAGCTGGTCAAGCACTACTGGCGCGCACAGCGCCTGTGGTCCGGCTCGTACTTCGCCGGATCGGTCGGCGGCGCTCCGCTGTCGATAGTCCGGCAGTACATCGAGCAGCAGAACCACCCAGCCTGA
- a CDS encoding DUF5958 family protein: MLDTRGRLTEQLTKIIHLPQDERIKSFRLLVALLGVADERRRVRFCASGCRHGWHHLSTAASIETATA; the protein is encoded by the coding sequence GTGTTGGATACGCGAGGACGTCTCACCGAGCAACTGACGAAGATCATCCATCTTCCGCAGGACGAGCGGATCAAGTCCTTCCGGCTGCTGGTCGCGCTCCTTGGCGTCGCTGATGAGCGGCGGCGGGTCCGCTTCTGCGCCAGCGGGTGCAGGCATGGCTGGCACCATCTGAGCACCGCAGCGAGCATTGAAACGGCCACCGCGTGA
- a CDS encoding AraC family transcriptional regulator produces MTVSGPGADEGGSGPITLYEGRCVEQLHQAVGERFAPHRMTVTGGQRINGRFRLIHEGSIALYEIGYGADVSVDPGELPDFHNIQLPVAGGGKVLVDGRVLPSSPFIVGPGERLSMEWDAEALNRVLIIPARTVEHALAVRLGDSPPGLARFSHVLDDRNPAVKSWTELAWSFNAFAASPLSRCSPLAVQHFENLLVDGLLDAQPHSWSNAVAERGARLLPGALRRATDYCAEHAHEAISVADIAQAARVSLRTLREGFRTHLQTTPLAYLKARRLDHAHRDLIAISDGRSTGTVSEVACRWGFTHLGRFSADYRRAYQQSPSETLRCGGRGDQRR; encoded by the coding sequence TTGACGGTCAGCGGACCGGGTGCGGACGAAGGCGGGAGCGGGCCGATCACCCTCTACGAGGGGCGCTGCGTCGAGCAGCTGCACCAAGCGGTGGGCGAACGGTTCGCACCCCACCGCATGACGGTAACGGGCGGTCAGCGGATCAACGGGCGCTTCCGCCTGATCCACGAGGGCTCGATCGCGCTCTACGAGATCGGCTACGGCGCCGATGTCAGTGTGGACCCTGGGGAGCTGCCCGACTTCCACAACATCCAGCTCCCGGTAGCCGGCGGTGGGAAGGTCCTGGTGGACGGGAGGGTCCTGCCCTCGTCGCCGTTCATTGTCGGGCCGGGCGAGCGGCTCTCGATGGAGTGGGACGCCGAGGCGTTGAACCGGGTGCTGATCATCCCCGCCCGTACGGTCGAGCATGCGCTCGCCGTGCGGCTGGGAGACTCCCCGCCAGGGCTGGCGCGGTTCAGCCACGTGCTCGACGACCGGAATCCGGCCGTGAAGTCCTGGACGGAGCTGGCGTGGAGCTTCAACGCCTTCGCCGCGTCGCCTTTGAGCCGCTGCTCCCCGCTGGCCGTGCAGCACTTCGAGAATCTGCTAGTCGACGGCCTGCTCGACGCCCAGCCGCACTCCTGGAGCAACGCGGTGGCAGAGCGCGGTGCGCGCCTGCTGCCCGGGGCGCTGCGCCGGGCGACGGACTACTGCGCGGAGCATGCGCACGAGGCGATCTCCGTCGCGGACATCGCACAGGCCGCCCGGGTCAGCCTGCGCACTCTGCGGGAGGGCTTTCGCACCCATCTGCAGACGACTCCGCTGGCGTACCTGAAGGCCCGGCGCCTCGACCACGCCCACCGCGACCTGATCGCCATCTCCGACGGCCGGTCGACCGGCACGGTGAGCGAGGTCGCCTGCCGCTGGGGCTTCACCCACCTCGGGCGCTTCAGCGCTGACTACCGGCGGGCCTATCAGCAGTCACCGTCGGAGACGCTGCGCTGCGGCGGCCGTGGCGACCAGCGCCGTTGA
- a CDS encoding RNA-guided endonuclease InsQ/TnpB family protein, which translates to MQLRYSFRVYPNGPQRSALARAFGCARVAFNDALRARETARAAGLSFVPSAELSKQLTAAKNTPERAWFGEVSAVVLQQSLRDLDTAYRNFFDSLKGKRPKMGPPRFKSRKDTRQAIRFTANARWKITPGRDLSLPKIGEVRVKWSRTLPSVPSTVTVIKDSAGRYFASFVVETDPENLPEVEPVNGIDLGLGHFAVLSDGRKIDAPKFLRRAEKKLKRAQQALSRKAKGSKNREKARHKVARNHARVADARREFHHQLSTELIRENQAIAVEDLAVKGLARTRLAKSVHDAGWSAFVTMLEYKATKFGRTLIKIGRFEPTSQVCSNCGVKDGPKSLNVRVWQCQACGVWLDRDINAAVNIAKAAGLAVSACRARVSPGPVAAQRGEAGTHRDGQTTVVGIPGL; encoded by the coding sequence ATGCAGCTTCGGTACAGCTTCCGCGTGTACCCGAACGGACCTCAGCGTTCAGCGCTGGCAAGGGCGTTCGGGTGTGCACGGGTGGCCTTCAACGATGCCCTTCGGGCACGTGAGACCGCCCGCGCTGCCGGGCTGTCGTTCGTCCCGTCCGCTGAGCTTTCCAAGCAGCTCACAGCTGCGAAGAACACCCCGGAGCGGGCATGGTTCGGGGAGGTGTCGGCCGTGGTGCTGCAACAGTCCCTCCGGGACCTGGACACCGCGTACCGGAACTTCTTCGACAGCCTCAAGGGCAAGCGGCCGAAGATGGGACCGCCCCGGTTCAAGTCCCGCAAGGACACCCGGCAGGCGATCCGGTTCACCGCGAACGCCCGGTGGAAGATCACGCCGGGCCGTGACCTGTCGTTGCCGAAGATCGGCGAGGTGCGGGTGAAGTGGTCGCGCACCCTGCCGTCAGTGCCGTCCACGGTGACGGTGATCAAGGACAGCGCGGGCCGGTACTTCGCCAGCTTCGTTGTCGAGACCGACCCCGAGAACCTTCCCGAGGTCGAGCCGGTCAACGGCATCGACCTCGGTCTCGGGCACTTCGCTGTCCTGTCCGATGGCCGGAAGATCGACGCCCCGAAGTTCCTCCGACGTGCTGAGAAGAAGCTCAAGCGTGCCCAGCAAGCCCTGTCCCGCAAGGCCAAGGGCAGCAAGAACCGGGAGAAGGCCCGTCACAAGGTCGCTCGCAACCACGCACGGGTGGCCGACGCCCGGCGCGAGTTCCACCACCAGCTCTCCACCGAACTGATCCGCGAGAACCAAGCAATCGCGGTGGAAGACCTGGCGGTCAAGGGGCTCGCCCGCACCAGGCTGGCCAAGTCCGTGCACGACGCCGGATGGTCGGCGTTCGTCACCATGCTGGAGTACAAGGCCACGAAGTTCGGCCGGACCCTGATCAAGATCGGCCGGTTCGAGCCGACCTCTCAGGTGTGCTCCAACTGCGGCGTGAAGGATGGCCCCAAGTCGCTGAACGTCCGCGTCTGGCAGTGCCAGGCGTGCGGGGTGTGGCTGGACCGGGACATCAACGCCGCCGTCAACATAGCCAAGGCCGCCGGACTGGCGGTGTCAGCCTGTCGAGCGCGGGTAAGCCCGGGACCTGTTGCGGCGCAGCGCGGAGAAGCAGGAACCCACCGAGACGGTCAGACGACCGTGGTAGGAATCCCCGGCCTTTAG
- a CDS encoding helix-turn-helix domain-containing protein, whose translation MPEPEPQWENPLTAAAGNADVALVDPAGRVAERRRANHALAHRLLAGGMSQRAVAKHLGWSRNTVRRYAEAEKWQDMMKGPAGPAARQARPPREGGLVHQLSDGVVDEQEAVNRSPAGDLTCPTLATPQPTSQRHQSHRHWDQGGRR comes from the coding sequence GTGCCGGAGCCCGAACCCCAGTGGGAGAATCCGTTGACTGCCGCGGCCGGCAACGCCGATGTCGCCCTGGTGGACCCGGCCGGGCGCGTCGCCGAACGGCGGCGCGCCAACCACGCCCTCGCCCACCGGCTCTTGGCCGGCGGGATGAGTCAGCGCGCCGTCGCGAAGCACCTCGGCTGGAGTCGCAACACCGTGCGCCGCTACGCGGAGGCCGAGAAGTGGCAGGACATGATGAAAGGGCCCGCAGGCCCCGCGGCCCGTCAAGCTCGACCCCCCCGGGAGGGCGGCCTGGTGCATCAGCTGTCGGATGGCGTGGTGGACGAGCAGGAGGCCGTCAACCGGTCACCCGCAGGCGACTTGACCTGCCCCACCCTCGCCACACCACAACCAACGAGCCAGAGACACCAAAGTCACCGGCATTGGGACCAGGGCGGCAGGCGGTGA
- a CDS encoding helix-turn-helix domain-containing protein yields the protein MLEALGVTAPATAVYQAMLDRPGDSVEQLAAFCGLSPAQVHAGLDELSRFMLVRASSECPGRMRAVAPEVGLADILARQEADLAARQAQLATSRAALTRLVAERAYHRAGDAERLMGMDAIQSRLELLGRGAVTEVLGVHPGSHRRPEDLEAGRGPNEAALARGVAIKSLYQESTRNDPHATNYAHWLLSRGGEVRTAPVLPQRLVIVDRSQALVPVDPADSRKGALHVSAPGIVAALVDLFEQAWSIAVPVGAVRAEDPTTGLSDTERELLRLLGTGLTDETAGQRLGLSARTVSRHMSSIMERLGASSRFEAGIKAAQKGWL from the coding sequence GTGCTGGAAGCACTTGGCGTGACGGCACCGGCCACTGCGGTCTACCAGGCAATGCTGGACCGGCCCGGCGACAGCGTCGAGCAACTGGCCGCCTTCTGCGGTCTGTCGCCCGCTCAGGTCCACGCGGGCCTCGACGAGCTCTCCCGTTTCATGCTGGTCCGCGCATCGAGCGAGTGCCCCGGCCGAATGCGGGCCGTCGCTCCGGAGGTCGGTCTGGCCGATATATTGGCCCGCCAGGAAGCCGATCTGGCGGCCCGGCAGGCGCAACTGGCCACCTCACGCGCCGCCCTCACCCGTCTGGTCGCCGAACGCGCCTACCACCGGGCCGGCGATGCCGAACGGCTGATGGGCATGGACGCGATCCAGAGCCGCCTCGAACTGCTCGGGCGCGGCGCCGTGACCGAGGTGCTGGGCGTCCATCCCGGCTCTCACCGGCGCCCCGAGGACCTCGAGGCCGGGCGGGGGCCGAACGAGGCGGCCCTGGCCCGCGGCGTGGCGATCAAGTCGCTCTACCAGGAGAGCACCCGCAACGACCCGCACGCCACCAACTACGCCCACTGGCTGCTCAGCCGGGGCGGCGAGGTGCGCACGGCACCGGTGCTCCCGCAGCGCCTTGTCATCGTCGACCGGAGCCAGGCTCTGGTGCCCGTCGATCCCGCCGACAGCCGCAAGGGCGCTCTGCACGTCAGCGCCCCCGGCATCGTGGCCGCCCTGGTGGACCTCTTCGAGCAGGCGTGGAGCATCGCCGTGCCGGTGGGCGCCGTCCGCGCCGAGGACCCCACGACCGGCCTGAGCGACACCGAACGGGAACTCCTGCGTCTCCTGGGCACCGGCCTCACCGACGAGACCGCGGGCCAGCGTCTCGGTCTGTCGGCCCGCACCGTGAGCCGCCACATGTCCTCGATCATGGAGCGCCTCGGCGCCAGCAGCCGCTTCGAAGCCGGCATCAAGGCAGCGCAGAAGGGCTGGCTCTAG
- a CDS encoding DUF1062 domain-containing protein: MNTDRKALWAVRQSALPTVVRPCPDCPGTRHRASGKIRVNANGKLLDVWLLLSCASCDRTSKVPVHERAHVSTLEPARLVAYEINDPAAVRELVMSASLAAKNRYRLDWAGTWELETRMPLYALDDPSPLSISVGFELPAPIRVERLLQLGLGLSRAEVRRLVADGWIRLPFAPDAKAHQDFELTIHGPGSVDAAKPAKAVDLPTGERTAPARIGLPPAPGGVLPRRASAHS; the protein is encoded by the coding sequence ATGAATACCGACCGCAAGGCCCTGTGGGCCGTGCGTCAGTCCGCCCTGCCCACCGTCGTTCGGCCCTGCCCGGACTGCCCCGGCACGCGGCACCGCGCCTCGGGGAAGATCCGCGTCAACGCGAACGGCAAGCTGCTCGACGTCTGGCTGCTGCTGAGCTGTGCGTCGTGTGATCGCACGTCGAAGGTGCCCGTCCACGAGCGCGCCCACGTCTCGACGCTGGAGCCGGCCCGGCTGGTCGCGTACGAGATCAACGACCCGGCCGCGGTACGGGAGTTGGTGATGAGCGCGTCGCTCGCGGCCAAGAACCGGTACCGGCTCGATTGGGCCGGCACCTGGGAACTGGAGACCCGCATGCCGCTGTACGCGCTCGACGATCCGAGCCCGCTCTCGATATCGGTGGGCTTCGAGCTGCCCGCGCCGATCCGGGTGGAGCGGCTGCTCCAACTCGGTCTCGGGCTGAGCCGTGCCGAGGTGCGCCGTCTGGTCGCGGACGGGTGGATCCGCCTGCCGTTCGCGCCGGACGCCAAGGCGCACCAGGACTTCGAACTCACCATCCACGGCCCCGGTTCCGTCGATGCGGCGAAGCCCGCGAAGGCTGTCGACCTGCCGACCGGCGAACGCACCGCCCCGGCCCGGATCGGGCTGCCGCCCGCGCCCGGCGGGGTACTTCCGCGTCGGGCATCGGCGCACTCCTAG
- a CDS encoding mechanosensitive ion channel family protein — translation MTRDLVLHDWVVAGIALASGCVAGLVLRALMKWLGKHASRTKWSGDDIIVDALRTIVPWAAVVAGAEVAASALPLTARIGGLVGQSLTAVLIVIATLSAARVVTGLVQSVAASRTGVAASASIFVNITRVVVLSMGVLVALETLGVSIAPLVTALGVGGLAVALALQDTLANLFAGVHILASKTVQPGDYIRLTSGEEGYVVDINWRNSVVRNLSNNLVIIPNGRLARTNMTNYSQPEQKLSILVQAGVGYDSDLEHVERVTLDVVDSVMADVSGGVPDHEAAVRFHTFADSRINFTVILGVGEFSDQYRIKHEFIKRLHQRYRTEGISIPAPTRTVSLQQDGPGAPSSLPPVPPQWEESSEVLPDRRR, via the coding sequence GTGACCCGGGACCTGGTCCTGCACGACTGGGTGGTGGCCGGCATCGCGCTGGCCTCCGGCTGTGTGGCCGGTCTGGTGCTGCGGGCTCTGATGAAATGGCTGGGCAAGCACGCCAGCAGGACCAAGTGGAGCGGGGACGACATCATCGTCGACGCGTTGCGCACCATCGTCCCCTGGGCGGCCGTGGTCGCCGGGGCCGAGGTGGCAGCTTCGGCCCTGCCGCTCACCGCGCGGATCGGGGGGCTGGTCGGCCAGTCGCTGACGGCCGTGCTCATCGTCATCGCGACGCTCAGCGCGGCCCGGGTGGTGACCGGGCTGGTGCAGTCGGTGGCCGCGTCCCGCACGGGCGTCGCGGCGTCCGCGTCCATCTTCGTCAACATCACCCGGGTCGTGGTGCTGTCGATGGGCGTCCTCGTGGCCCTGGAGACCCTCGGTGTGTCCATCGCCCCGCTGGTCACCGCCCTCGGGGTGGGCGGTCTCGCGGTCGCGCTGGCCCTGCAGGACACCCTCGCCAACCTCTTCGCGGGTGTGCACATCCTCGCCTCGAAGACGGTCCAGCCGGGTGACTACATCCGGCTCACCAGCGGGGAGGAGGGATACGTCGTCGACATCAACTGGCGCAACAGCGTGGTGCGCAACCTGTCGAACAACCTGGTGATCATCCCCAACGGCCGCTTGGCGCGGACGAACATGACGAACTACTCCCAGCCCGAGCAGAAGCTGTCGATCCTGGTCCAGGCCGGGGTCGGCTACGACAGCGACCTGGAGCACGTGGAGAGGGTCACCCTCGATGTCGTCGACAGCGTGATGGCCGACGTCAGCGGTGGTGTGCCCGACCACGAGGCCGCCGTCCGTTTCCACACCTTCGCGGACTCCAGGATCAACTTCACGGTGATCCTGGGCGTCGGTGAGTTCAGCGACCAGTACCGGATCAAGCACGAGTTCATCAAGCGCCTGCACCAGCGGTACCGGACGGAGGGCATCTCGATCCCCGCGCCCACACGCACGGTCTCGCTCCAGCAGGACGGGCCTGGCGCACCGTCGTCCCTCCCGCCGGTTCCGCCCCAGTGGGAAGAGTCGTCCGAGGTGCTGCCGGACCGGCGGCGGTAG
- a CDS encoding peptidase S41 gives MRSRHRWVIAVWAAVLLAGCASTPSPREGARLSPEARGYLIEALDLMQQQSLRRAEVDWKAVRAQAFDRAGDARTAAETYPAIEGALVALGDHHSRFFPPARAGQVYGDPDVVNAPTARQLPNRIGYLALPPVNGSDRTYAEYVRQGRIAAAATDRAGACGRVVDLRDETGGGMWAPLAVAAPISGTARPAASPPRTASGPCGRSAAVRRTWTTPRRPGRVLDIGQHRCCQGGVIGAATPRCAAGLFERATAWVAGLGEGRPGSRVTREATCREPSASGRSRVYFSGYCS, from the coding sequence ATGCGTTCACGACACCGCTGGGTGATAGCCGTCTGGGCCGCAGTACTGCTCGCCGGCTGCGCCTCGACGCCGTCGCCGCGCGAGGGCGCCCGCCTCTCGCCCGAGGCTCGCGGCTACCTCATCGAGGCCCTGGACCTCATGCAGCAGCAGTCGCTGCGCAGGGCCGAGGTGGACTGGAAGGCCGTCCGTGCCCAGGCCTTCGACCGCGCCGGCGATGCCCGCACTGCGGCCGAGACGTATCCCGCGATCGAAGGCGCCCTGGTCGCACTCGGCGACCACCACAGTCGCTTCTTTCCACCCGCCCGGGCCGGCCAGGTCTACGGCGACCCCGACGTCGTCAACGCACCGACGGCGCGCCAACTCCCCAACCGGATCGGCTACCTGGCACTTCCCCCGGTGAACGGCTCGGACCGCACCTACGCCGAGTACGTCCGCCAGGGTCGCATTGCGGCCGCCGCGACGGACCGGGCGGGCGCCTGCGGGCGGGTGGTGGACCTGCGCGACGAGACCGGCGGCGGGATGTGGGCGCCGCTCGCGGTGGCGGCGCCGATCTCGGGGACGGCCCGGCCGGCGGCTTCGCCACCCCGGACGGCAAGCGGACCGTGTGGTCGATCCGCGGCGGTGCGCCGTACCTGGACGACACCCCGCAGGCCTGGACGGGTTCTAGATATTGGGCAGCACCGGTGCTGCCAGGGTGGCGTCATCGGTGCTGCTACCCCCCGCTGTGCGGCGGGGCTGTTCGAGCGGGCGACGGCCTGGGTCGCCGGACTCGGCGAAGGCCGCCCGGGCTCGCGCGTCACGCGCGAAGCCACCTGTAGGGAGCCTTCGGCGTCCGGAAGGTCCCGCGTCTACTTCTCTGGCTACTGCTCTTAA